One Vicia villosa cultivar HV-30 ecotype Madison, WI linkage group LG5, Vvil1.0, whole genome shotgun sequence genomic window, TAGGAATCATTACTCCCATTATTGCTAGACAAACATATGGTACTATCATTCATATAGTTCATGGTAAAGAAAATGTTGAAGATATGGAAAAGCTTAAGGTAAGAATGGTACATGGGAGAAGTAGAATCTAACGAGAAAGAAAAATTTAAATGGGAGAGTGGAGGTTTTGTTCAAAGAATGACAATCACTTTAAAAAATACTCctatagaagaagaaggaaacacGCTCTCAAGTGAAAATTGATTCACAAAGGTAGCGAAAAGTTCTCTTAAAGCTCGAAAACCCTTATAAATAGAAGAATGCGATCAACAGACCAGATCAGCAGGAACGAGAAGTTACAAGGTCATTGACTGGATTTCGCCTAAAAAATGTAAACAAACTCAAGTACAATTATTGATCAATATCACATTGGAGATGAGCATCAGTGATTCTATATCCTTTATCATTGattaataacaattattattttacaacggaacccaaaaaaaaaattatagatgaAAAGTCGTtacaatcttaaaaaaaaaaactattatagtCGCAAAACACCGTTACCGCTGCGAAACCATGTTATCACACACTGTTATAGAAAAAAATAGAATtggaatataaatataaatatgcaaatcaaaaaaaaaaatcgtgATTGAGTTCACACCACAATTAACTAACATATAAATAGTGAAAACTTTTCTGTGACCGCAAGACAATCACATTCTTAAATCTTTGCTCATAAACAGGTTgttgttaattaatttataaatcaataactttaaaaaaaaaacatttttttattgtgTGTTTTCACTTTTCATTTTAACCTTTGAAATTACTGGAGGGAGTAATTTCTAAGCAACAGAACACGTGCAAGGTGGGAATTGGCAGTGCCAACCTAATATAATAGAGGCATGCTATCTATACACCATTTTCTTCTACACCGTATCAAACACCCcaaatttttacaaaaaaaaaatttcttgcacaaaaatCAAGGcggataaattattaaaaaaataggatACATGTATCATATGTGTATATATACGGTGTAAGGTGTATAAAATGGTGTACACCTATCATTTTCCAATATAATATCAGCCATCCATCATGTATAATCAACATATTAGAAGTATTTGTGATTCATTAATTACATTAAACTgaatttcattattaatttaattaattttcaataaccactttaataaaaatacaattaattgATATTTTTACATACTCCATTCCAATTTTTCACGTTTTCAATGGGCGCCCCCACTTTGTGTGTTAAATTAAAATACCACCGAAGCTAACAAGGTTCTTTCCATGGCGCATTCATCCTTttacaaacaaacaaaacaagGTGCCCCACCCACAAGAAACAAAGTGTATTGCATTATTCATGCCTCCTAACTCATCCTTATCCAATACCCTCCTAACTTCCCTTCctataaataatttattcttttggtcaagaaaaaaaaacataaccaACACAAACCAATCTCATTAGTTTCTTCACATTATTGTATAACAAACATGTCTGACATTGCTATGTTAGTTGCTGAGGAGTATGAGAGAAGGGTCAAGAGTTTGAAAACCACAGCTGCTACTTCTAATGATGGTGCTGTAAAAACATGGGAGATTGACATTTCTTATTTTTCACTATTGCTTTCCAAGTTGAAGGAGGAGAAGAAACATCTTGTTAAGTGTTTATTGGAACCCAAAACACAATTTGCTGTTGCTGCTTCCAACAGCTTCTTTTCTGCTTGATCAAACAACATGTTCTGCAGTGTGTTTGATTGTGTAATTTGTTTTTCTTGTCTTCTAATTTTTTATGAAGTCTTGTGTACATATAGTTATGTTTGGAATTTGGAACCCAATTAAAGGTTGTGACAGCGGTTCTATCACTTGTTTATATGTTTGATTTAGAGATATAAATGACTCCAATCGAacactttttattaaatttaaagctGAGTTAACTTGTAGAATTTATAACAATTGTAAATGAGAGTTTTGTACTTTTGATATTATGATTTCTATACCTTGAGATATATGTAGAGATGattaatcaaaagtaataaattcAAGTGCAATCACATTAATAATAGAACACAATCAAGATTACCAAAACTAAAGGAGTACATTGCAAGAGGATaacaaaaatgattttatattgGTTCATATGATTTGTCCTTGCTACCAAATGCTTTGAGATTTCTTTTTTTAAACAAACTTGCACACTAATTCTTTGGTGTAATCTTTACAAGAGACTAATCAATACCCTAAGCCCAAACAACTAGGCTTAGAACCTTATACTATTCTTACAAACTTCTTCCCAATCGATCTGCAATTTGGATAAGGATTGAACATCTTATTCttgtctttttgatttttttttatcaaaagtgGTTTTTATCCAATGATATAAATTAGAAAAATGTTACAAAAAAGAGGGACCAAGTCAGAACCTTGATTGTAAAGTTAGGAAGTCATATTTTGTTTCTATTGAAGATCATAATATTGGTATGTATATCATCCCACCATGTATAATtaatagaaattaagtttaaattaGCTAGCTTGTTTAGATAGTAATTGCGTTCTCTATAAATATGAGTGGCCAAAAAATTAGTGGACTGAAGAGGTAGTGTACAATTGACCGATCTATTCCATAACTTCCAAGGAACTACAAAATGATTACTAAACGCAAACACCACCAACTTAGAATCTATTTCTAACTAGATCTTATTCCAATTATGAGTTGCAGCAAATTCCAAAGCCAGGATAACATCCATGATATAGGCAAAAAAAGGCATTTTCATGACCCAGATTGCAGGAGAAGCTACCCAAATGATCACCCTTATAAACTCTAAAAATCTCACCACATGAAGCTCGACTAGGTGTGCCACTAGCAGCGCCGTCCATGTTGACTTTAGCTCATTCTCTAATAGGAGGACTCCAAAAGACCTCCTTAGACAATTGAGGCTTCGGGGGGTGAACTTGCTCAAGAAAATTCTTCAGAATCATGAAGTCCCCAAATAGAAGTATTATAGTGCTTAGTAGATATGTTGCCGAAGAGGGAAGTATGGGAAATGTCCATGGCCGTCCATCACTTTTCGATGCATGTGATCACATGACCAATTTCTAACTTACTAGACAACGAATGGCGCAACTTCTTCACATACCTGCAAGAGAAAACCAGATGATGCTAAGATTCTTCCTCACCAAGGCATCAACTGCACATTAAAGGAATACATAGCCCTCTGATGCAAAGATTATCACTGGTCGACATTTTTCCAGAACTAATCCTCCAAAACAATATGGATTTTGAAGGCGGTATAGTAGGATCCCAAATGAGCTTTTCCCAAGTGTATGTTTGATGCATACCAGAAAGATGTAAATAAGCATCCCTAATAGTGAGAATGTCATTCCTTGTTGGACTCCAAAATTGGATATCCTCCCCTGTCTGATTAATTCAGACATTTCTCACCATCTGGATCAAAGTGGGGCGGAGCCTAGAAAGGTAGGTAGAAAGGTTAACATTGCTATCTTGAATGGCCGAATTTAGCTTAGACTTCAATATGAAGTTCAAAAATTCAGGGGTTTTAAAGAGCTCAACCAAAGGTTGGCCACACCAATTGTCCAACCAAAAGTTGATGTCCTCTCCATTGCTACCAGCCAAGCAAAATTGGACTTCAACTATGGGTAACTAGACTTGCAGCTAATCCTAGATATAAGAGAACAAATGGTATTTAATTAGTCTACCTTTTTTAAAAGCTCTAGACCTCCGAACTTTGGCCCAATGACCATTAGAGTGGACAATACTCCAACGCTACAATAAATTCGTTGTCTCGTTCAAAATCTTAAGgctttgtttgggagtttggagggaaagGGAAGGGAGGGCttcaaaaaatgatatattttttaaaatatagggacattttaaacatattttgaaaaaaaaattttgttcacattgataaaataatttttattattaatgtatttttaatttttgaaatactataagaacaaaaattatatttaaacaatTTGTGTAAGTCCTCtaaaaccctcattcaatacaaaTTTTGACTTCTCCCAAATTAGGAGAATTTTGGTGTTATGAAGAAaaacaaaccctccaaaaccttccCAACCAAAATATTTCTATTCTTTTTACCCAATCTTTCCTATTTTTAAAGTCATCCCCTCCAAAATCCCAAACAAAGCTTAAGAGACCTAAGTCCCATACCATTGTGTGTTTATGGCCGACAATGGTGTTTCTAGTAGAGGTGGCAAAATGGGCTCGGCCCGCGGGAAAAACCCGTTTTGCCCGCACTTTCACGCAGGGAgggacaaggttttaggcccgctccctttaatgtgcccgccccgccccgccccgtttttttgtgaGCTTTTGCAAGCATTacttttttcatataattttactatttttaggcctaaaaggttcaatgcccgcgggctttccccgccccgccctcatTTAGAGTGTTGTAACATGTTCTCTAGATGTTTCTTGCTTTAGtcttctgtattttttttttataatccttTCTTTAATAGCTAGAACAATTTTTTTCTGTATCCAATTACCAGTTAGATTTGAATAtgtaattttaaaaacttaatgaaacaatattataattatatatatatatatatatatatatatatatatatatttcaatatatatatatatatatatatatatatatatatatatatatatatttgaggtATTTTTACAAATTGAGTTAAATATATTAAGCCCCCTTCCATTATAGCGTGTTTTTCTTTGGGACCccaaatattttgttttactatAGGCCCCTTATAAAACATAATTCCTGGATTTACCACACTCTTTTATCCTATTTGCTGACTGAGAAATATAGCATTGGCCTCTGTGGCATTTGTTTGCTGACTGGGACAGTGATAAGTTTGTAAATGGCAATGTTGTTTGTTTACCCCCCCTCAAAACAAGTAAATAGAATTAGGATTTCCAAAAACTGGAATGTGAGAAGACGAAGTTGCGATGGCTGGAAACGGTGATGAACCGGTCGAATTGGTTGAGGTAACTGCTCATCTCTTTCTCACGTACTTGGGAATAGCACTGGTGTTTGTTATTTTGCTTACACTGCGTTTTTGTCTTTCAGTTGAATGTCATGTTCAACACTGTGTTTCACCATGGAGGAGAGTTCGTAAAGCTTCAAGATGTGAGACGATTTGCAAAGGAGAGGTTTCCACACTTATTACTGGGAAACACATTGAAACATAGACTCAGACTCACATTCAAAACATAGTAAGTGGATGGAGTTACGTAGCTGGGTCGTTTAGCTTATGGACGAAAATCTTAGAAATAGATCCTAACTATTTCCAGTTTAAGAATGATGGTGATGCTTATGATTTTGCTTCGTATGCATGTTCGATGGAAGTAGACGGGGAAATGTTTGTTGAACATGATGCAGATAGTCATAGTAACAGTCCTAGATGTGTGAATGAAAGTGTTAACTTAGAGGTTAGTGATGAAGAGCTTGTTGAAGGGTTGAGCGACAGTGAGGATGAAAGGACCACAACCCTTTCTGGATGTTTTAAAGAGATTGATGTGACTTTACCAATCAATGAGGGGCCTGTTATAGCAAGTTGTTTGACTTTTTTTAGTAACACTAATGGTGATAATGATGAGTATGTTAATGAAGATTTATTAAGCTCTGATCTTGATAACTCAGAGGATGAAAAAGACAAAAAGGGCAAGTGAGGAGCTCCTACCTACTAATTACAAAAAGGGACCTGGTAGACCAAGGAAGTTAAGAATTAGGGAAATGGTGAAGAAGGAGCTAGAAGAAGGTTACCTGGTGTATCTTATAGATGCAGTAAGTGTgtgtaatacagtgaactgactttatttgaaatgtgcggatagcatgagtcgccaccgacttttattttatccaatttatagaaaggctgaaagaacagaaaaagaccttttaaaaagattttgagttcggggggtaagttatacaaagggaaggtgtaaggcaccctttgcatccatggttatccatgggctcttaattgcttagctcactttgaaaatgtttgaattgtttgaaaagtagagtgtgaatagaaattttgaataagaactttagcttgtaaataagcgtagtctttttgaaaatattctttgaaaagaggtgtgaaaaataatttgaacttttagagcaagcaattagtagcaactaccctaagtttgaaaaattgttcttttagcttttcgggcgaaaggatctatccataccataagagggcaggaagtctttcaattggaggttgaagggtcatcgagttatcattcgccataagactgtcccttgccataaagagggcaggtagtctaagggaaggatataatagtcatttgataatttaggcatcatgcgaggataccttagcaattgggacaattattctttataaggcaacctcgagggagtttctataactttgaaggcgacaggcaacattgctttaggtatcctcggaatcgagggactttgactatttttaccattagaggcaacaggcaacaaggcaaccagagggattaccctaaaggtgtgtgtgtggcacaatcaggtggtcaattcagatatttatcttgtaattagttatctacttttgttaaaggcttgcactccctaagattactaaccacagcagaaattaaaggcagaaaataaatgtcctacgctattacaataaacacctgcggggatgagggaaattaaaacagaaaacaagaaatatgaataattaacataattattttgATCCCGCCCTGATCTTCGTCGAACCTTGATTGAGACTCTAATCATCTGAGcaaataacagaaaataaatagAAGTGAGTGTAAGAGGGATTCATTGACTTTGAAGAATAACTCTAATTTACTaaaaaagaggcaaagaaaaataaaatgttatttaaacAAGGAAAgcagaaaacttagcttttttggtCAGGTAAGACGCGTAGTCGGAGAAAAtcttgaggtaaccctgaaaagtaggcatgaagaagagaagtgttagtgcatttaaaATTCTTTAACTATGGGTACAAACCCTATTCCCAAaaggcaaataaaataaaataaacaaatgggattgaacaaaccctaaaaggttaatGAGACTCAAAGTTTGATCAGATAGCTAGAGgaggcaaaataaaaattaataattatagggttaagcctaatattttaattaagcgcataaataaaagttaaaattaaaattaaaggtttgTTCGAATTTTCGATTAAATGAGTAATTGTTAAAGAAAAAGGATtatctaaatattaatttattaaataaatataaaaggaattatagtgaaaacaaaaagaaaaaggaaatttgaaataacaaaaaaggaatagaataaacttagcttcggatcttgtGTGGCTGAAGCTTGGAGGAGCATGGTGGTCTTACGTTTCAGGAGCCTCAGATCTGGGTATAGCATGAATCTGACGGTCTTCGCATGAGGGTGTATGGTGATACCTGTGCGTGAGACACACCGGATCCGCAAACAAACAATTGTTTAAAAACAATGAACGCTGCCTGGGCTCGAACCCAGGACTTGGAGATTTCCAAACGCTTTTGATTCCATTGAGCTGCGCATGATTAGCTGTTATAGAAATAactcaaataaaatatattggaAATACAAATAGTACATGGAAAAGTCAAAAGAGTTGTCTAAGGTGGGCCCTGGTTATCCCGAACAAGCCAATTGGAAGCAGAGAGAGTGTGGACTAGCCAATCAGCATTCATGTTCGTGGAGAGAGAATATTTGACTTGCTGACCGGCCATTGAAGAGGGGCCACGCGTATGCATCCCTTCCACgaacactattcatcatcttcatcctcagCTGCTGTGGATTTTCCTGCGAAATCATCCACAAATTCACCTGAGGATTTCCTTACTATTCTGCAAACATTAGAAACTCAACCAAAACGACGTTAGACAAATAATAAAGGGGCCCAGATATACATAAAAATGTCCCCTGAGTTCATTGGTGAGGTCGCTTTTGGCTAATACGCCTTGTATCAATGGGACCGAAGCTTCCCAAGCTTGAAACCCTACCCATGGCAAGTTACAATTCAGGGCCTAAAGCTTTCATGTAACGCGTTGAATCTATTCTAATAAACCTCAGGAACATGTTACAAACATCAGTCTTCATTGAAACATAGTACTAATAAGAAAACGAAAAGGAAAAGCAATGTGAATGAACATGATGATTATGTGATACGAATTTATGCGTGTTTACACATGGTGAGCGGTTGCAACTTACTCTTCGTGATTTAGAGAGTGGAATGGAAGGGTTAGTAGGCTTTGAATCCCTCCGAAACGAAAATCTTTTAGTGCCCTACCTTTGAGAAGTTTTTAAGAACTTTTGTGAGTTTGGAGAGTCATCTAAAGACCAGGGCTGCGTGAACCCTTATGTTGAACGTGTGATGATCTTTATAGTGATGGAATTAGGTCAATAATTTAAGAAGTAAACCATGTGATTGGAGagataaaaatttgattgaaaaatcaaataattctttctatttgtttcaaTCTTGATCCGATCTCTCTTGCCACAATTTTGgtccatatatttgacatattgattattggatttgattggaaaatcaatatttgattaaaataattttttcatattttataaggatttatttaaatgaattaaaattcaatttaaataagataaatactatgaatataaaataattatttcaaaTATCATTTTAAGGCCCATGGACAAGTTTGGAGGcatcagaacctgatttttctttgaatgagccaaaccctagttttagagccttgtataggagagtgtgtcttggagctttgtgtcttgatttgaattggaataaaaaaatgtatgggcaaattttggggtatgacagtgtgaCAAGGTGGGAGATAATGTGAAGTCATGCAAGAGCAAAATACAAAATCCAAATGTAACTGATTTTGATATAATGTTAAAGTTTTATGGATATGTAACTAGTTTTTTTATGCAGAAGAGAATAAGACCAAATGCATGTGAAGAAGGTGATGCAAGTTAAGAAGCTGGTACAAACAATGCAAAAACCCAAACTGGGACAATCAATGCAGAGAGCCAGACTGGGACATTCAATGCAGAAAGCCAGACTGGGACATTCAATGCAGAAAGCCTGAAATCCAGACCGGTACATTGTTTGAGGATATCATTGATGATATGATTAATAGCCTACCAGACATAAAGTATCATGTTCAAAGTCAGGCCTCAACAAGTAACTTAAACAAGGGTAAGACAAAGATAGCTGTCAAACCAATTAGAAGGAGGTCATGTGAGAGGATAAAGGAGAACTGGTTCAAAAAAACCTAAACCATTCACAGGTCATGGTTCTGACCTTGAGCAACCAATATGCATGGACATTGAGGAAGGGGAGGCATCAAAGACTACTCTTGAGAAGGCATGAAAGGGTACTAAAGGTACTCCTAAGAAGGCATGGAAGGGTACTCCTAAGAAAGCTTCAAAAGTTACTCCaaaaaagaagaaaggaaatTAGCATGTGTTGTTTCTACTTTTGTTTGTAATGCACATTTTCGGTGCAGTGTTGTTTTGCAATGCACACTTTTAGTGCAGTTAAGTACTTATGAATTAGGCATTTTTGGTGCAGTTATGCTCAAGAATATTATGAACTTTTGTTATGTAATCTCTTCTGTCACTTTTGGTGCATCTATGTGTAATGTCAAGTGTTATGCACACTTTTTGTGATGAATGAATTATGCACTTTGTATGTGTTATTAACAAGTTAATATAATATGCTATTGAACCAACTGATTTGTGCCCTTTTAACAATAATATGGATCATTTGTCATCATCTGTCAATAATATGGTATTGTTACCTTTTAATAAGTTTGGAGTTATGGTACCAACTGATTTATCCTATCTTGTAATGTGCTATTGAACCAATGTATATTATACTGTTAACagaaaaaaccaataattaacaGAATCAGAATTTCTTTCCATTAATAACATGTTTCAAAGTTACATTGTACTGAACAATTACATGATTCAAGCCTAAACAATTAGACTATTGACCCAACTACATGATTCATCATTCAAAATTACATGACTCAAGCCTAAACAATTAGACTATTGACCCAACTGCAAATTACATGAAATTGTAAAACAAACCAACAACCAAACAACACAACACAAATGCTATCTTAAGCTGCATATTATTCCTTTTCTGAgcttcaaacttcatcttcaatttcttcaatttgcttgttACTGATTCCAATTGCAGTTCTAGTACATCACACTTCTTACAAAATGGATGAATAACAGTTTCCCCTTTGTTGAAGTCTCCAATTTCATCATCCCATAGGAATAATTCACAGCTATTCACGGTCTATAAAAAATGAGTTACACATGTGTTAGCATTAAGAGAAATCAAAACTTGCTTTGAAGTTTCGACAGAAATAAACTCACCCTAGCATTACGATATTTCCAGAACTTTCGGTTGGGGTTTTGCACTGTGTTGGCGACCCACATCTTCATTGCTCTACCATAACCACATCTGGGCAAACTGTAAGATGATGTTGAATCAAGAGTGCTCCCACGAGAACTGCATCCAACCATGCTTCCGATTGAATGGACGAGGACACACGATGGACGATGATGACAGATGAGACAAAGAAGGAGAATCGGAGAAGGGTGAAATTTTTTCCAGAAAAGAGGCCAAGTTAGGGGAGAACAAACTCTATGGGAGAACAAAGAAGGAGAACCGGAGAAGAGCGAAATTTTTTCCGTAAAATAGGGCAATTATACAGTCATCAAGTACCCTTTTGCCACATCATCAATTAAGTCAAAGCCCAGTCAACAAATAGGATAAAAGGGCGTGGTAAATTcagaaattatattttataagggGCCTTAAGTAAAAAAAACTTCAAGGGACTCAAAGCAAAACACGCTATAATGGCAgagaatttaatatatttaacccttataaATTTTAGTCGGTTTTTCTATAAATTTTGTTCttacttaattttaaaaattaaataatataacatGAAGTTCATAAGATAAAAACCAAAACTCAGAATACatctaaatataaatttaatggaCATGCACCGTCATCACCACCGTCCACCGTCCAATCTAAATCAACAATCTActgtatcaattaaataattttaaaatacaaaaataatttgaTAGAATGCACGATATTTATTAGTAGATagtgtaaaattgttttacaaAGAGACAACACTAATCTAGTGTGGGCCTATAACACTTGCAATCTCCATTTTCATCACAGACTCCAACCAAGCCGGTCTTCATACATTGTTCCATGCATTCTTCTATGAAACATTGTTTAATTACAATATTTGGTTCTGCAAAGTCTGAAACTTTATGCTCAATCATTCTCGCACCATTTACACTGCACCAGTAAATTACAAtccataaaataataataataatgaataataCTTAGTAAAGTTAGAAGGTGGAAGAAAAACTTATTTACCATAGCAAAGTTAGAAGGAGAGTTAGAATAGCTAGAGAAATTATATTTCGATAACTCATTTTCTTAACTTGAAATTGGCTGTTGTTGTAGTATATGATTTTGAGCAagttaagttatatatatatatatatatatatatatatatatatatatatatatatatatatatatatatatatatatatatatatatatatatatatatatatatatatatatatatatatatacacataaatTTCACCATACTTaagatataattaaatattttatacataGAAAGAATATATTTAATAGCGCACATATCTTAGccaattatataataaatattttttcccaTGATATTACGTAGTATTTTATGTGTATGGAAATATCATTTACAGTATATAGTATAAAAAAGACCATTATAATAATTAGTTAAAATAGATTGCATATTATAgaaaaaatcatttataattattctaaatagattaaaaattctaaataaaaaattgaaatcacttaaaattattctaaatagatttaaaattctatatataaaaaaaaaatcacatactattgatattttaatttaatttttttaaatatgatattttttatttattgaagtAGATCATGTTTTAATACATGATCATttctattaattttaattttatgtttttaaactaaatattatATGGGTTTTGCTAACCAGTgtcctcagggcaatggttaagcattccaaaaaaaaaatttataaaaaatttaatatttcaatttttgagaCATTAAACACGCAGATTAacaagataaatttactattttggaatgcttaactattgccctgagggcactagttagcattttccatattatattatatgttcaaactagaagaaaaaaaattaaattaagaattaaataataaaacaatgatATTTTAAAGTCTTATATGGCAACTATTAAAACAATCTTATAGACACTAgtgaataaaagaaaacaaaaacaaaaaaccaaCCAACTT contains:
- the LOC131607794 gene encoding uncharacterized protein LOC131607794 → MSDIAMLVAEEYERRVKSLKTTAATSNDGAVKTWEIDISYFSLLLSKLKEEKKHLVKCLLEPKTQFAVAASNSFFSA